One window of the Flavobacteriaceae bacterium YJPT1-3 genome contains the following:
- a CDS encoding glycoside hydrolase family 65 protein has protein sequence MFKSNSSFRSSMLPVLVVSLFFCFGFRESVYAQNDGWNISTSQRDPYTGVVVANGRLGFLPTAEPFGIQQIIPNNVYDKESPLGVSRILAGINFGNLDLTIDGQSLENVGLANWQQVLHMKEAAFETRFTVPGKAEISYIWYALRNVPYAGYVDIKITPLSAIDIEVTAKIQTPEEYQDPTSTFRVLQDLETTMPILQTVATSRQGRHQVAASGTFIWHGINSTREEQRPELHHQLINDYDNRLSFEKKLKRGEVYEFAWTGALTTTQDFHDPQTESERFVIFNLLTPRQALLDQHKDLWSELWEGDIEIEGDLGSQQDVRLALYHLYSFARADSNLSIAPMGLSSQGYNGHIFWDTELWMYPPLLLLHQDIARSLVNYRSDRLEKARQKAVNFGYQGAMFPWESDDTGEEATPAWALTGTFEHHITADVAIAFWNYYRVTRDQQWLEERGYPMLQEVADYWVSRVTPNPDGSYSINNVVGANEFAPNVNDNAFTNGSAITALQYATLAAKAVGLSPNPAWEEVASKIRILQFPDGTTKEHATYTGAIIKQADVNLLTYPLNIVTDPQIVSQDLNYYEPKLAEEGPAMGQSIFAIIYARQGNAKEAFRLFKRSYEPNKRPPFGALAESALSDNPYFATGAGGMLQTVLFGFGGLHLTENGIEQQNPILPAGWKKLTLKGIGPENKTYVIE, from the coding sequence CAGCTTGTTTTTTTGTTTTGGCTTTCGCGAAAGCGTATACGCACAAAATGACGGCTGGAATATCAGCACCTCCCAAAGAGATCCGTACACAGGGGTGGTGGTCGCCAATGGCCGACTGGGTTTTTTGCCTACTGCAGAACCTTTTGGGATACAACAGATCATCCCCAATAATGTGTACGACAAAGAATCTCCCCTGGGGGTCAGCCGTATTTTAGCGGGTATTAATTTTGGGAATCTGGATCTGACTATCGATGGCCAATCGCTTGAAAATGTTGGGCTGGCTAACTGGCAGCAGGTGTTGCATATGAAGGAAGCTGCTTTCGAAACCCGGTTCACCGTTCCCGGAAAAGCCGAAATATCCTACATCTGGTATGCTTTGCGGAATGTTCCCTACGCAGGCTATGTTGATATTAAGATCACGCCACTAAGTGCAATTGACATTGAAGTTACCGCCAAGATTCAAACTCCGGAAGAATATCAGGACCCCACCAGTACCTTTAGAGTGCTTCAGGATCTGGAAACGACCATGCCTATTTTACAAACGGTAGCTACCAGCAGGCAGGGTAGACATCAGGTGGCTGCTTCGGGCACCTTTATTTGGCACGGCATCAATAGCACGCGTGAAGAGCAGCGACCCGAACTTCATCATCAGTTGATCAATGATTATGACAACCGGCTTTCGTTTGAGAAAAAACTAAAGCGAGGTGAAGTGTATGAATTCGCCTGGACCGGCGCCTTGACCACCACTCAGGATTTTCACGATCCACAAACGGAAAGTGAACGCTTTGTTATTTTTAATCTATTGACCCCGCGTCAGGCCCTGTTGGACCAGCATAAAGATCTATGGTCTGAGCTTTGGGAGGGGGACATTGAGATCGAAGGCGATCTGGGATCACAGCAGGACGTGCGTTTAGCCCTGTACCATTTGTACTCTTTTGCCCGAGCCGATTCCAACCTCAGCATTGCTCCTATGGGCTTGAGTTCTCAAGGCTATAACGGGCATATCTTTTGGGACACCGAGCTTTGGATGTACCCTCCCCTGCTCTTACTACATCAGGATATCGCACGTTCTTTGGTCAATTACCGCAGCGATCGGCTGGAAAAAGCGCGACAGAAGGCGGTCAATTTTGGCTATCAGGGTGCCATGTTTCCCTGGGAAAGCGACGATACCGGAGAAGAGGCCACCCCGGCCTGGGCGCTCACCGGAACCTTTGAGCACCACATCACCGCCGATGTAGCCATCGCTTTCTGGAACTATTACCGGGTTACCCGCGATCAACAATGGCTGGAAGAACGCGGATATCCCATGCTTCAGGAAGTCGCCGATTATTGGGTGAGTCGGGTAACACCCAACCCAGACGGAAGTTATTCCATCAACAACGTGGTGGGCGCTAATGAATTTGCCCCCAATGTGAACGACAATGCCTTTACCAACGGTTCTGCGATCACTGCGTTGCAGTACGCAACCTTGGCCGCCAAGGCTGTGGGACTTAGCCCTAACCCGGCCTGGGAAGAAGTTGCTTCGAAGATCAGGATCCTGCAATTTCCCGACGGAACCACTAAAGAACACGCCACCTATACCGGAGCGATCATTAAACAGGCTGATGTGAACCTATTGACCTATCCGTTGAACATCGTGACCGATCCGCAGATCGTCAGTCAGGACCTCAACTATTATGAGCCTAAACTGGCTGAAGAAGGTCCGGCCATGGGACAAAGCATCTTTGCCATCATCTACGCCCGCCAGGGCAATGCCAAAGAAGCTTTTCGTTTGTTTAAGCGCAGTTATGAACCCAACAAACGACCTCCATTTGGGGCATTGGCGGAAAGCGCGCTGAGCGACAATCCCTATTTTGCTACCGGAGCGGGTGGCATGCTGCAGACGGTACTTTTTGGTTTTGGCGGACTGCATCTGACCGAAAATGGGATCGAACAGCAGAACCCTATCCTACCGGCCGGGTGGAAGAAATTGACTTTGAAAGGAATCGGACCGGAGAATAAAACCTACGTTATTGAATAA
- a CDS encoding SIMPL domain-containing protein (The SIMPL domain is named for its presence in mouse protein SIMPL (signalling molecule that associates with mouse pelle-like kinase). Bacterial member BP26, from Brucella, was shown to assemble into a channel-like structure, while YggE from E. coli has been associated with resistance to oxidative stress.) translates to MKYLTAIIFGLAIVLAAIFLGNAYVQRANPDGTIATTGLGSENFTSDLIVWEVDFIRNNSNLREGYNALERDKNLVKAYLNEKGIASENIIFQAVTTSELRENKYQNGNYVGTEFSGYELRQTVKVESKEVAKVEEVSREITQLLNQGVQVQSRPPRYYYTKLADLKIEMISKATEDARLRAEKIAENSGGSLGKLKDARMGVFQITGQNSSEEYSWGGSFNTSDKKKTATITMRLEYAID, encoded by the coding sequence ATGAAATACCTCACTGCGATCATTTTTGGGCTGGCCATTGTGCTTGCCGCCATTTTTTTGGGCAATGCCTATGTTCAACGCGCAAATCCTGACGGGACCATCGCTACCACCGGACTGGGTAGTGAGAACTTCACCTCTGACCTTATCGTTTGGGAAGTGGACTTCATTCGAAACAACAGCAATTTACGCGAGGGATACAATGCACTGGAACGCGATAAGAATCTGGTGAAGGCCTACCTGAACGAAAAGGGCATCGCCAGCGAAAACATTATTTTTCAAGCGGTCACCACCAGCGAATTGCGGGAGAATAAATACCAGAATGGCAATTATGTAGGTACGGAATTCAGCGGCTATGAGTTGCGGCAAACGGTCAAAGTCGAATCAAAAGAAGTCGCTAAGGTAGAAGAAGTCTCCCGAGAGATCACCCAGCTGCTCAATCAAGGCGTGCAGGTGCAGAGCAGGCCGCCGCGCTACTACTATACCAAACTCGCCGACCTGAAGATCGAAATGATCTCAAAGGCTACGGAAGACGCTAGACTGCGTGCAGAAAAGATCGCAGAAAATAGCGGTGGTTCGTTGGGAAAATTGAAAGACGCCCGTATGGGGGTATTTCAGATCACAGGGCAGAATAGTAGCGAAGAATACAGCTGGGGCGGTTCGTTCAATACCAGTGACAAAAAGAAAACAGCCACCATCACCATGCGTTTGGAATACGCTATTGACTAA
- a CDS encoding TlpA disulfide reductase family protein, with protein MKKRFRVSKSNIILLLVLLLLLLPWTRKPIQVALHKVIGAISTPSAFAKAEQQALTAFSYPLTTLDGQSRSVAVGQGKPVLINYWATWCPPCIAEMPDMQALYERYGDRIDFLFLTDEEPQVVTRFLNRKGYELPVYNPQIQAPEALQTRSIPRTFLIDQTGRIVLDESGAANWDSEAMNAILDEVLSQ; from the coding sequence ATGAAGAAGCGCTTCCGGGTATCCAAATCCAACATTATTCTGCTACTGGTCTTGCTGCTGTTATTGCTGCCTTGGACGAGAAAACCTATTCAGGTAGCCTTACACAAAGTAATCGGAGCGATCAGTACGCCTTCCGCTTTCGCGAAAGCAGAACAGCAAGCACTCACCGCATTCAGCTATCCGCTAACCACGCTGGATGGTCAATCCAGGTCCGTGGCCGTGGGCCAGGGGAAACCGGTATTGATCAACTACTGGGCGACCTGGTGCCCGCCCTGTATTGCTGAAATGCCCGATATGCAAGCCTTGTATGAGCGCTATGGTGATCGCATTGATTTCCTATTCTTGACCGATGAAGAACCCCAAGTGGTCACCCGATTCCTCAATCGCAAAGGGTATGAGCTTCCTGTCTACAACCCACAAATTCAAGCTCCGGAAGCCCTGCAGACCCGTTCCATACCCCGTACCTTTCTGATCGATCAGACCGGGCGTATCGTGCTGGACGAATCGGGGGCAGCCAATTGGGATAGCGAAGCCATGAATGCCATCTTAGACGAGGTTCTTAGTCAATAG
- a CDS encoding aconitate hydratase, whose translation MAFDIDMIKEVYARMAERVDKAREIVGRPLTLSEKILYNHLWDGMPTKAFTRGKDYVDFAPDRIACQDATAQMALLQFMQAGKKTAAVPTTVHCDHLIQAKQGAAADLKRANETSNEVFDFLGSVSNKYGIGFWKPGAGIIHQVVLENYAFPGGMMIGTDSHTVNAGGLGMVAIGVGGADAVDVMAGMAWELKFPKLIGVKLTGELSGWTASKDVILKVAGILTVKGGTGAIVEYFGPGAKNLSCTGKGTICNMGAEIGATTSTFGYDDSMERFLRATDRAEVADEANKIREYLTGDPEVYDDPETYFDQVIEINLSELRPHLNGPFTPDLATPVGQLGEKAKKNDWPIKVDWGLIGSCTNSSYEDLTRAASIAQQAVNKKLKPKSDFGINPGSEQIRFTAERDGLLQVFEDLGATIFTNACGPCIGQWDRSDALGDRKNTIVHSFNRNFSKRADGNPNTHAFVGSPEMVAAIAISGRLDFDPMNDTLLNEDGQEVKLDEPQGIELPPKGFDVEENGFVPPVEDGSKVDVKVAEDSERLQLLTPFEPIKDEDLKEVKLLIKAFGKCTTDHISMAGPWLRYRGHLDNISNNCLIGAVNAYNKKTNFVKNQLTGEYGGVPDTQREYKKNGIYTVVVGDHNYGEGSSREHAAMEPRHLGVAAVIVKSFARIHETNLKKQGMLALTFANESDYDLIQEDDTFKFVDIEDFAPDTPLTIEVTHKDGSTDTIKVNHTYNDAQITWYRKGSALNKIKEDNAA comes from the coding sequence ATGGCATTTGATATTGACATGATTAAGGAAGTGTACGCCCGAATGGCAGAACGTGTAGATAAAGCACGGGAGATCGTGGGCAGACCCCTCACACTTTCAGAAAAGATTTTATACAATCACCTGTGGGACGGAATGCCGACCAAGGCCTTTACCCGAGGGAAAGATTATGTCGATTTTGCGCCCGACCGTATAGCCTGTCAGGATGCGACCGCCCAAATGGCGCTTTTGCAATTCATGCAAGCAGGTAAAAAAACGGCTGCGGTACCCACCACCGTGCATTGTGATCACTTGATCCAGGCCAAACAAGGGGCAGCTGCCGATTTAAAACGCGCTAACGAGACCAGTAATGAAGTATTCGACTTCCTGGGTTCCGTATCCAATAAGTACGGCATCGGATTCTGGAAGCCGGGTGCAGGGATCATTCACCAGGTGGTTTTAGAGAATTATGCCTTTCCCGGAGGAATGATGATCGGTACCGATTCGCATACGGTGAATGCCGGCGGACTGGGCATGGTAGCCATTGGAGTCGGTGGTGCTGATGCAGTAGACGTGATGGCCGGGATGGCCTGGGAATTGAAATTTCCAAAGTTGATCGGTGTTAAACTGACCGGTGAGCTGAGCGGATGGACCGCTTCTAAAGATGTGATCTTAAAAGTGGCCGGAATCCTTACAGTAAAAGGAGGAACCGGAGCTATTGTTGAATATTTCGGCCCGGGGGCTAAAAACCTTTCCTGTACCGGAAAAGGGACCATTTGCAACATGGGTGCTGAGATTGGAGCGACCACCTCTACTTTTGGGTACGATGATTCTATGGAGCGCTTCTTGCGGGCAACGGACCGCGCTGAAGTGGCCGATGAAGCCAATAAAATTAGAGAATACCTAACCGGAGACCCGGAGGTTTATGACGATCCCGAAACCTATTTCGATCAGGTGATCGAGATCAATCTTTCGGAATTACGTCCGCATTTGAACGGACCTTTTACCCCAGATTTGGCCACTCCGGTGGGACAGCTGGGCGAAAAGGCGAAAAAGAACGACTGGCCCATTAAAGTGGATTGGGGGCTGATCGGTTCGTGTACCAACTCTTCCTACGAAGATCTGACCCGGGCGGCTTCCATCGCCCAACAAGCGGTCAATAAGAAATTAAAACCAAAAAGTGATTTTGGGATCAATCCGGGTAGTGAGCAGATTCGCTTTACGGCGGAGCGCGACGGACTGCTTCAGGTTTTTGAAGATCTTGGAGCGACCATCTTTACCAATGCCTGCGGCCCTTGTATCGGTCAGTGGGACCGAAGTGATGCTCTAGGGGATCGAAAGAACACCATTGTCCATTCCTTCAACCGGAACTTCTCTAAGCGAGCCGATGGGAACCCAAATACCCACGCCTTTGTGGGTTCTCCGGAAATGGTAGCAGCTATCGCGATCTCGGGACGTTTGGATTTTGACCCGATGAACGATACGCTGCTCAATGAAGACGGACAGGAAGTGAAATTGGACGAGCCACAAGGAATCGAACTGCCACCAAAAGGATTTGATGTGGAAGAGAACGGTTTCGTACCTCCGGTAGAAGATGGAAGTAAGGTGGACGTAAAAGTAGCCGAAGATAGCGAACGACTGCAGTTACTTACTCCGTTCGAACCCATCAAAGATGAAGACCTGAAAGAGGTGAAGTTATTGATCAAGGCTTTTGGAAAGTGTACCACAGATCACATTTCTATGGCAGGACCCTGGTTGAGATACCGTGGACATTTGGACAATATTTCCAACAACTGTTTGATCGGAGCGGTTAACGCTTATAACAAGAAGACCAACTTTGTTAAGAATCAATTGACCGGAGAATACGGCGGAGTACCGGATACGCAGCGTGAATACAAGAAAAACGGCATCTATACTGTGGTGGTGGGTGATCACAACTACGGAGAAGGATCGTCTCGAGAGCATGCAGCCATGGAACCTCGCCATTTAGGGGTAGCTGCAGTGATCGTAAAATCATTTGCCCGAATTCACGAAACGAACCTCAAGAAGCAAGGCATGCTTGCCCTGACCTTTGCCAATGAGAGTGATTACGATCTGATCCAGGAAGATGATACCTTTAAGTTTGTAGACATTGAAGATTTTGCGCCGGACACGCCTTTAACCATTGAGGTGACGCACAAAGACGGAAGCACAGACACCATCAAGGTAAATCATACCTATAACGATGCACAGATCACCTGGTATCGTAAAGGATCAGCCTTAAATAAGATCAAAGAAGACAATGCGGCTTAA
- a CDS encoding acyltransferase, whose amino-acid sequence MKIDYQRRIFGLDLMRACAIIFVVLAHLGYLVSFTEHPLAIYLLSQMGFLGVELFFVLSGFLIGRIVYRGLVKEEASISDLGYFWVRRWLRTLPNYYLMLLVNILIGLSVGYQLTQFDWQRDLWKYFFFLQNFHDFHLPFFPESWSLSIEEFAYLLGPALLFAMLPLFKNKNKAFLTMVLGILVLFLATKIIFHLTHDLSTLTQWNDQLKAIVIYRIDAIYYGMLAAWLSLNYPTLWKRNAAFSAILVSLLFVALQLIMGQGDFSVSAKPVFWNVLYLPLISILIAGHLPWLSGWKRESGLWTLLITRLSLWSYSMYLLHHTFLLYLFELWWPWQMESAFAKAILAFVYLASLLLLAAGLYRFYELPMMKLRDHPRVRRFFKK is encoded by the coding sequence GTGAAGATCGATTATCAACGTCGCATTTTTGGCCTGGATTTGATGCGCGCTTGCGCCATTATCTTCGTGGTCTTGGCTCATCTAGGTTACCTCGTTTCTTTTACCGAACATCCTTTAGCCATTTACCTCTTAAGCCAAATGGGTTTTCTGGGCGTGGAGTTGTTTTTTGTCTTAAGCGGATTTCTGATCGGGAGGATCGTCTATCGCGGACTCGTCAAAGAGGAAGCGAGCATCAGTGATCTGGGCTATTTTTGGGTCCGCAGATGGCTTCGTACCCTCCCCAACTATTACCTCATGCTTCTGGTGAATATCCTGATCGGTCTCAGCGTGGGTTATCAGCTGACCCAATTTGACTGGCAACGAGACCTGTGGAAGTATTTCTTCTTTTTGCAAAACTTCCATGATTTCCATCTGCCGTTCTTTCCGGAATCCTGGAGCCTGTCTATTGAAGAGTTTGCCTATCTGCTGGGTCCCGCACTGCTTTTTGCCATGCTGCCCCTGTTCAAGAATAAAAATAAAGCCTTTCTCACTATGGTGTTAGGAATACTTGTACTGTTTCTGGCTACCAAGATCATATTTCATCTCACCCATGACCTAAGCACCCTTACCCAATGGAATGATCAACTGAAGGCCATCGTGATCTATCGCATTGACGCCATCTACTACGGCATGTTGGCTGCCTGGTTGAGTCTGAACTATCCGACCTTATGGAAGCGTAACGCTGCGTTCTCGGCCATTCTTGTCTCCTTGTTGTTTGTAGCCTTACAACTGATCATGGGACAGGGCGATTTCTCGGTATCGGCTAAACCCGTCTTCTGGAATGTACTGTACCTGCCTCTTATTTCGATATTGATCGCTGGCCACCTGCCCTGGCTATCCGGCTGGAAACGAGAATCCGGTCTTTGGACCCTACTCATCACGCGTTTGAGTTTATGGTCGTACAGCATGTACCTGCTGCACCATACGTTCTTACTGTACCTGTTTGAGCTCTGGTGGCCCTGGCAGATGGAGTCCGCTTTCGCGAAAGCAATACTTGCCTTCGTTTATTTGGCGAGTCTGTTGCTGCTGGCTGCAGGCCTCTATCGCTTCTATGAACTTCCCATGATGAAGTTGAGGGATCATCCTCGGGTACGTCGCTTTTTTAAGAAATAA
- a CDS encoding MoxR family ATPase: MSDVAAIDQLVTKYARLKKEIAKVIIGQDKVVDEILISILSGGHALLIGVPGLAKTLMVNTIAQALGLDFKRIQFTPDLMPSDILGAEILDENRNFKFIKGPVFANIILADEINRTPPKTQAALLEAMQERVVTVAGQRYPLARPYFVLATQNPIEQEGTYPLPEAQLDRFMFAINLDYPSYKEEVNVVKATTSDATQQVEPLFTASEIEEFQHLIRRVPVADNVVEYAVTLVGKTRPAGSLATQEVKEFIDWGAGPRASQNLVLAAKTHAAVQGKYSPDIENVRAVAEGILRHRVIRNYKAEAQGLSIEQIIKNLL; the protein is encoded by the coding sequence ATGTCAGACGTCGCAGCCATAGATCAACTGGTTACAAAATACGCCCGCCTGAAAAAAGAGATCGCCAAGGTCATTATTGGGCAGGACAAGGTGGTTGATGAGATTCTGATCAGTATCCTCTCTGGAGGCCACGCTCTTCTGATCGGGGTGCCCGGTCTGGCCAAAACCTTAATGGTCAACACCATTGCTCAAGCTTTAGGTCTTGACTTCAAACGGATACAGTTTACTCCAGACCTTATGCCCAGTGATATTCTGGGTGCCGAAATTCTGGACGAGAACCGTAATTTCAAGTTCATCAAAGGGCCTGTTTTTGCCAACATCATTCTGGCTGACGAGATCAACAGAACCCCACCTAAAACCCAGGCAGCCTTATTGGAGGCCATGCAGGAGCGCGTGGTGACCGTTGCCGGACAACGTTATCCACTGGCCAGACCCTATTTCGTATTGGCCACCCAAAACCCGATCGAACAAGAAGGAACCTATCCCTTACCGGAGGCCCAGCTCGATCGATTCATGTTTGCCATCAATCTGGACTACCCCTCCTATAAAGAAGAGGTGAATGTCGTCAAGGCCACCACTTCTGATGCGACACAACAGGTGGAGCCCCTATTCACTGCTTCGGAAATTGAAGAGTTCCAACACCTGATCCGTCGCGTTCCTGTGGCTGATAATGTAGTGGAATATGCGGTGACTCTGGTGGGTAAAACCCGTCCTGCGGGATCTCTGGCTACCCAAGAGGTGAAAGAATTTATCGATTGGGGTGCGGGACCCAGGGCTTCGCAAAACTTGGTGCTGGCCGCCAAGACTCATGCAGCCGTACAAGGCAAGTACTCTCCGGATATTGAGAACGTAAGAGCGGTGGCCGAAGGCATTCTACGACATCGTGTGATTCGGAATTATAAAGCCGAAGCACAAGGCCTATCCATTGAGCAGATCATTAAAAACCTTCTTTAA